A genome region from Eurosta solidaginis isolate ZX-2024a chromosome 2, ASM4086904v1, whole genome shotgun sequence includes the following:
- the LOC137240004 gene encoding ATP-binding cassette sub-family G member 4 isoform X3 translates to MGPSGAGKSTLLDALSGFKTTGVNGTILLNGRRRDLPSFRRMSCYITQDDRLQPLLTVNENMHIAADLKLGPNVSYEEKEAKIEDILLLLGLYEHDQTMTKRLSGGQKKRLSIAMELINNPTVMFLDEPTTGLDSSSCTKVLELCKKLAQQGRTIICTIHQPTARLFQIFDQVYVLSAGNCIYQGSAQKLVPFLHTVDMPCPVYHNPADYIIELACGEYGNDKVDILKSATENGSNLAWFDDPSSILRAEALIRKYPMPKKALKRSLEDTSFLNQLWVLMRRGYVKAKRDTTLTHLRIAVNVFVAIILGSLYHGSGREGSRVLDNFNLLFAILIHHSMTTMMLTVLTFPTDMSILLKEHFNRWYSLKAYYTSITLTDLPISIIGCLLFTIIIYLWSYQPMEWMRFWMFFAISMLTVFVGQSFGLMIGAWFNVVNGTFLAPVLTIPMMMFAGFGVTLRDLPSYLRWGSHISYLRYGLEGYVGSIYGEGRGVLDCNEAPYCHYRYPKKILEEITMRGDQFWNDFAALCAITLLLRIAAFVVLKAKIRSVK, encoded by the exons ATGGGCCCTTCTGGAGCAGGTAAATCAACTTTACTTGATGCACTGTCCGGCTTCAAAACAACCGGAGTAAATGGTACCATTCTACTCAATGGACGTCGTAGGGATTTAC ctTCATTTCGTCGTATGTCTTGCTACATCACGCAAGATGACCGCCTACAACCTCTGTTAACAGTTAATGAAAACATGCATATAGCAGCAGATTTGAAATTGGGTCCAAATGTGAGCTATGAGGAGAAAGAAGCCAAG ATCGAAGATATATTGCTATTGCTAGGCTTGTACGAACATGACCAAACAATGACAAAGCGGCTTTCAGGCGGACAAAAAAAGAGGCTATCTATCGCGATGGAGCTGATTAATAATCCCACAGTGATGTTCCTTGACGAACCAACAAC CGGTTTGGACAGCAGTTCATGTACCAAGGTATTGGAATTATGTAAAAAGTTAGCACAACAAGGAAGAACCATTATATGTACAATCCATCAACCAACAGCTAGGTTGTTCCAGATTTTTGATCAAGTGTACGTGCTATCGGCCGGCAATTGTATATATCAGGGAAGCGCACAAAAATTGGTGCCATTTCTACACACAGTGGATATGCCATGCCCCGTGTACCATAATCCTGCTGATTATA TAATTGAACTGGCTTGCGGGGAATATGGAAACGATAAAGTGGATATTCTTAAATCAGCAACCGAAAATGGAAGTAATTTGGCATGGTTTGACGATCCTAGCTCAATTCTACGTGCTGAAGCGCTTATACGTAAATATCCCATGCCAAAGAAAGCTCTAAAACGGTCATTGGAAGATACGagctttttaaatcaattgtgggTTTTAATGCGACGAGGTTACGTAAAAGCAAAACGGGACACAACTTTAACACATTTGCGTATTGCTGTTAACGTTTTTGTGGCCATAATTTTGGGCTCATTATATCATGGCTCGGGACGCGAGGGCTCGAGAGTCTTAGACAATTTCAATTTACTTTTTGCCATCCTAATTCACCATTCAATGACCACTATGATGTTGACTGTATTAACTT TTCCAACAGATATGTCGATATTGCTGAAGGAACACTTCAACCGCTGGTATTCCTTAAAGGCTTACTACACATCAATAACGCTAACCGATCTGCCAATATCC aTTATTGGATGCCTCCTCTTTACAATTATTATATATTTGTGGAGTTATCAGCCGATGGAGTGGATGCGCTTCTGGATGTTTTTTGCTATTAGCATGCTCACTGTTTTTGTTGGTCAAAGCTTTGGCTTAATGATTGGTGCTTGGTTTAATGTTGTG AACGGTACTTTTCTGGCACCGGTACTCACTATTCCTATGATGATGTTTGCTGGTTTCGGCGTAACACTACGTGATCTTCCAAGTTATCTTCGATGGGGTAGTCATATCTCTTATTTGcgatatggcctggaaggttATGTTGGATCCATTTATGGGGAAGGTCGGGGAGTATTAGATTGTAATGAAGCACCATACTGTCATTACAG